A single window of Gemmatimonadales bacterium DNA harbors:
- a CDS encoding uracil-DNA glycosylase, whose product MDELRRRYLRQQVELGGPDLVASMPLSDLLARPARGVQPSLPSSPEEGRTRPAAPALPAGTGAETPAGAAAPAGAAGVRDWRVGAPPIPGPGLVIEPPLLGTTPADWTTLDAVARVVAGCTKCALAQTRTQTVPGEGNSKAQLMLVGEGPGQTEDATGRPFVGRAGELLNGILAAIGFEREEVFICNVVKCRPPQNRKPLPDEMSACSSYLDAQLRLVRPKVILALGSTAAEALLKVKRSLTDLRGQVHSYQGTPLVVTYHPAALLRNPNWKKPTWDDVRIARQLVDR is encoded by the coding sequence TTGGATGAGCTGCGGCGCCGGTATCTCCGGCAACAGGTCGAGCTCGGTGGACCGGATTTGGTTGCCAGCATGCCCCTGTCCGACCTCTTGGCCAGGCCAGCACGAGGGGTGCAGCCGTCGCTGCCGTCCTCGCCGGAAGAGGGGCGAACCCGCCCGGCCGCTCCCGCGCTCCCGGCGGGTACCGGGGCCGAGACGCCGGCGGGCGCCGCAGCGCCTGCCGGAGCAGCGGGGGTTCGCGACTGGCGCGTTGGCGCCCCGCCGATTCCTGGACCGGGGCTCGTCATCGAGCCACCGCTGCTGGGGACGACTCCTGCCGATTGGACCACGCTCGACGCCGTGGCGCGCGTCGTTGCCGGCTGTACCAAGTGCGCCCTGGCGCAGACGCGAACCCAGACGGTTCCAGGAGAGGGGAACTCGAAAGCCCAGCTCATGCTCGTGGGCGAGGGGCCGGGCCAGACGGAAGACGCAACCGGACGGCCATTCGTTGGTCGTGCCGGGGAGTTGCTCAACGGTATTCTGGCGGCGATCGGTTTCGAGCGCGAGGAAGTGTTCATTTGCAACGTGGTCAAGTGTCGACCGCCGCAGAATCGCAAGCCGCTGCCCGACGAAATGTCGGCCTGCTCCTCCTACCTCGACGCCCAGTTACGGCTGGTCCGACCGAAGGTTATTCTTGCTCTCGGGAGCACGGCCGCCGAAGCATTGCTCAAGGTCAAACGCTCACTGACCGATTTGCGCGGCCAGGTGCACTCGTATCAGGGGACACCGCTGGTGGTGACGTACCACCCGGCCGCGCTCCTCAGGAACCCGAATTGGAAGAAACCCACCTGGGATGACGTCCGCATCGCCCGACAACTTGTTGACCGTTGA
- the gmk gene encoding guanylate kinase has translation MPGTARELRVRRFLLVLSSPSGGGKSTIARHLLAGRDDLVYSISATTRPVREGETEGEHYYFLSPDEFARRVADDEFLEWAEYGGYRYGTLRAEIERGLASDRHVVLDIDVQGAEQLRGRFPNAVHVFILPPSAGALVQRLRSRNTESEAMVQRRLAVASEELGQADKYDFVVVNDDLVEAVAQVAAILDLEARRPERLLNLTSVIEQLRQELAPVFLEEKRS, from the coding sequence ATTCCGGGAACAGCTCGAGAACTTAGAGTAAGACGCTTTCTCCTGGTGCTCTCGTCTCCCTCGGGAGGCGGCAAGTCGACGATTGCGCGGCACCTGCTGGCCGGTCGGGACGATCTCGTCTACTCGATTTCCGCGACGACGCGACCGGTCCGGGAGGGTGAAACGGAAGGCGAGCACTACTACTTCCTTTCCCCGGACGAATTCGCTCGCCGGGTTGCGGACGACGAGTTTCTCGAGTGGGCCGAGTACGGCGGGTACCGCTACGGGACCCTTCGCGCGGAGATCGAGCGTGGGTTGGCGTCGGACCGGCACGTCGTGCTCGACATCGACGTCCAGGGAGCCGAGCAGCTTCGGGGGCGCTTTCCGAACGCGGTGCATGTCTTCATTCTGCCGCCATCGGCAGGTGCGCTGGTGCAGCGCTTGCGCAGCCGGAATACCGAATCGGAGGCAATGGTGCAGCGGCGCCTTGCGGTGGCCTCTGAAGAGCTGGGGCAGGCGGACAAATATGACTTCGTCGTCGTCAACGACGATCTGGTGGAGGCCGTGGCGCAGGTGGCGGCAATTCTCGATCTCGAGGCCCGCCGTCCCGAACGGCTGCTCAACCTGACGAGTGTGATCGAGCAGTTGCGCCAGGAGCTGGCGCCAGTCTTTCTAGAGGAAAAGAGGAGCTGA
- a CDS encoding L-threonylcarbamoyladenylate synthase has translation MILPFHDDDEVDAAAAVVGPHLAGGGLLGYPTETVYGLGSFATDDGLDALARLKGRPERKPFLLLIGSRLMAERAGLVFTASARALADHFWPGPLTLVLKGGEGRLPERLRGAEGGVAVRHTSHQGMARLIARLDQPITSTSANRSGGPPAPGAAKLAELFAPAVLGGQLIVLDGGVLGNVPPSTLVDCTTSVPTLIREGAIPRDELRRAVGRLAP, from the coding sequence GTGATCCTGCCGTTTCACGACGACGACGAGGTTGATGCCGCCGCTGCGGTCGTTGGTCCGCACCTGGCTGGGGGTGGCTTGCTCGGCTACCCGACCGAGACGGTCTATGGACTCGGTTCGTTCGCGACCGATGACGGGCTCGATGCCCTCGCGCGACTCAAGGGACGTCCCGAGCGGAAGCCGTTTCTGCTGCTGATCGGGAGCCGCCTCATGGCGGAGCGGGCGGGCCTCGTCTTTACTGCGTCGGCACGGGCCTTGGCGGACCATTTCTGGCCCGGACCGTTGACGCTGGTGCTCAAGGGCGGCGAGGGTCGCTTGCCGGAGCGACTGCGTGGCGCCGAAGGCGGCGTGGCCGTGCGGCATACCTCCCATCAGGGCATGGCACGCCTGATTGCCCGTCTCGACCAGCCGATCACTTCGACGTCCGCGAATCGCTCTGGCGGTCCGCCTGCTCCGGGCGCCGCCAAGCTGGCCGAGTTGTTTGCGCCGGCCGTCCTGGGCGGTCAGCTCATCGTTTTGGACGGTGGCGTCCTCGGCAACGTGCCGCCGTCGACCCTGGTCGACTGTACCACATCGGTGCCGACCCTGATTCGCGAAGGCGCGATTCCCCGGGACGAGCTCCGTCGCGCGGTAGGAAGGCTGGCACCCTGA
- the gap gene encoding type I glyceraldehyde-3-phosphate dehydrogenase, producing MAIRVAINGFGRIGRNVVRAATVEGTPELEIVAVNDLTDTKTLAHLLKYDSVHRKFPGTVETAENGIVVNGKLMRVLSERDPAKLPWKELGIDVVLESTGHFTDRDGAAKHLAAGARRVVISAPGKNEDITVVYGVNHTAFDPAKHFVISNASCTTNCLVPVVKTIRDTFGFQRGYMTTVHAYTNDQQILDLPHKDLRRARAAALSIIPTTTGAAKATALVIPEVKGKIDGIALRVPTADVSLVDLTCIVEKPTSVAEVNAAFQAAAESGPLKGVLAVSDEPLVSVDYTGNLASSTIDMLSTQVLDGTMVHVSSWYDNEMGYSARCVDLLQYIGTHGA from the coding sequence ATGGCGATTCGAGTGGCAATCAACGGGTTCGGCCGGATTGGCCGCAATGTGGTGCGGGCGGCGACGGTAGAGGGAACCCCTGAACTCGAGATCGTGGCGGTCAATGACTTGACCGATACCAAGACGCTGGCCCACCTGCTCAAGTACGACTCGGTGCACCGCAAGTTCCCGGGCACCGTCGAGACCGCCGAGAACGGCATCGTCGTCAATGGCAAGCTGATGCGGGTGCTGTCCGAACGGGATCCCGCAAAGCTGCCGTGGAAAGAGCTCGGGATCGACGTCGTGCTGGAGTCGACCGGTCACTTTACCGATCGGGACGGCGCGGCCAAGCATCTCGCGGCCGGTGCACGTCGCGTCGTGATCTCGGCTCCGGGCAAGAACGAAGACATCACGGTCGTGTACGGAGTCAACCACACCGCGTTCGATCCGGCCAAACATTTTGTCATCTCGAATGCGAGTTGCACCACCAACTGCCTGGTGCCGGTCGTCAAGACGATCCGTGATACCTTCGGATTTCAGCGCGGCTACATGACGACGGTGCACGCCTACACCAACGACCAGCAGATTCTCGACCTGCCGCACAAGGATCTGCGGCGGGCCCGGGCGGCCGCGCTGTCGATCATTCCGACGACCACGGGTGCCGCGAAGGCAACCGCGCTGGTGATTCCCGAGGTCAAGGGCAAGATCGACGGGATTGCACTCCGGGTTCCGACGGCCGATGTATCGCTGGTCGATCTGACCTGCATCGTCGAGAAGCCGACCTCAGTGGCCGAGGTGAATGCCGCGTTCCAGGCTGCCGCGGAGTCGGGCCCGCTCAAGGGCGTGCTGGCCGTCAGCGATGAGCCGCTCGTGTCGGTCGACTACACCGGCAACCTGGCCTCGAGCACCATCGACATGCTTTCGACGCAGGTGCTCGACGGCACCATGGTCCATGTCTCCTCGTGGTACGACAACGAGATGGGGTATTCGGCCCGCTGCGTCGACCTGTTGCAGTACATCGGAACGCACGGCGCATGA
- a CDS encoding ComF family protein, with translation MPPWTATWSEGLIALERWVLPGACLLCQDPVGSPIADPLVCAVCRLRWRRLPEPRCVRCGQPIDLDADCRICRDWPDGFRGVQSAVWLEASARRAVHLLKYEGWRRIAVSLAEAMLSLEPLADRPTLVPIPLSATRLRARGYNQSAELAAALLGRRGGRVSSCLVRTRHTRTQTTLTPEERAANLAGAFATTGAVPSRVVLVDDVFTTGATLVEAAHALLEGGAVEVSAVTFGRAELPLAAVSRMV, from the coding sequence GTGCCGCCCTGGACCGCCACCTGGTCTGAGGGGCTGATTGCCCTCGAACGCTGGGTGCTTCCCGGCGCGTGCCTGCTGTGTCAGGACCCGGTCGGCAGCCCGATTGCCGACCCGCTCGTCTGCGCGGTATGCCGGTTGCGGTGGCGCCGACTGCCGGAGCCGCGGTGCGTTCGGTGCGGACAGCCGATCGACCTCGATGCGGATTGCCGGATCTGCCGGGACTGGCCCGACGGGTTCCGAGGGGTGCAGAGCGCTGTCTGGTTGGAAGCCAGCGCGCGTCGGGCGGTGCATTTGCTCAAGTACGAGGGGTGGCGCCGGATCGCGGTGTCGCTCGCCGAGGCCATGCTGTCGCTCGAGCCCCTCGCCGACCGACCGACGCTGGTGCCGATTCCCCTGTCGGCCACACGGCTTCGGGCGCGCGGTTATAATCAGAGCGCCGAGCTGGCCGCCGCGCTGCTCGGGCGCCGAGGAGGGCGGGTCAGTTCCTGCCTGGTGCGGACTCGGCATACGCGGACCCAGACCACGCTGACGCCGGAAGAGCGCGCTGCCAACCTGGCGGGCGCCTTCGCCACGACCGGCGCGGTGCCGTCGCGTGTCGTGCTGGTGGATGACGTATTCACGACGGGTGCGACGCTGGTTGAAGCTGCGCATGCTTTGTTGGAGGGTGGGGCGGTGGAGGTGTCGGCCGTGACCTTCGGGCGCGCGGAACTGCCACTGGCCGCCGTGAGCAGGATGGTGTGA
- the radA gene encoding DNA repair protein RadA yields the protein MAKPRSVYRCAECGHEHAKWAGRCEACGAWNSVAEEPTEARPVRRSVAKRALPDDRRPRPLGDVAGERLERWSLGIPELDFVFGGGVVPGSMSLIGGEPGVGKSTLLLQAAARLVESGRRVLYASGEESAEQIRLRADRLAEDARGVLVLGETHLETILAATREVAADLLILDSIQTVFTDALESAPGSVGQVRESAARLMRFAKESGVSVVVVGHVTKGGMLAGPKTLEHIVDTVLYFEGETSLNYRLLRATKNRFGSVDELGVFAMSDRGLTGVPNPSALFLEARSTTTSGSAVTALMEGTRPVLVEVQALAAPSGYGTPQRVATGLDPKRLAVLLAVLERRGGHNFGALDVFVQVSAGVRLTEPGADLAVAAALVSSLLNQPTPADALFLGEIGLAGEVRPVGGIDRRLAEAGRLGFRRAYGSGRHGESPGIKCVSLDHIDELVHVLAA from the coding sequence ATGGCCAAGCCCCGATCGGTGTACCGCTGCGCTGAATGCGGACACGAGCACGCGAAATGGGCCGGGCGATGCGAAGCATGCGGCGCTTGGAACTCGGTAGCGGAAGAGCCGACCGAGGCTCGCCCGGTCCGACGGTCAGTGGCGAAGCGTGCGCTGCCGGACGACCGGCGCCCTCGTCCGCTCGGCGACGTGGCAGGAGAGCGCCTCGAACGATGGTCGCTCGGGATCCCGGAACTCGATTTCGTTTTCGGTGGTGGCGTCGTTCCCGGATCGATGTCGCTGATCGGCGGGGAGCCGGGCGTCGGCAAGTCCACCCTGCTGCTCCAGGCTGCTGCCCGGCTGGTGGAGAGCGGGCGGCGGGTTCTCTACGCCAGCGGCGAGGAATCTGCTGAGCAGATCCGGCTCCGTGCCGATCGGCTCGCGGAAGACGCTCGCGGGGTGCTGGTGCTCGGCGAGACTCATCTGGAAACCATTCTGGCAGCGACCCGTGAGGTTGCCGCCGATCTGCTCATCCTCGATTCGATCCAGACGGTCTTTACCGACGCGCTGGAGAGTGCGCCCGGCAGCGTGGGGCAGGTCCGGGAATCGGCCGCGAGGCTGATGCGCTTTGCCAAGGAGTCCGGCGTCAGCGTGGTGGTCGTCGGTCACGTCACCAAGGGCGGCATGCTCGCCGGCCCCAAGACCCTCGAGCACATCGTTGACACCGTGCTCTACTTCGAAGGTGAGACGTCGCTCAACTATCGCCTGCTGCGCGCGACGAAGAACCGCTTCGGTTCCGTCGATGAGCTGGGCGTCTTTGCCATGTCGGATCGGGGGCTGACCGGCGTGCCGAATCCGTCGGCGCTGTTTCTGGAGGCCCGTTCGACCACGACGAGCGGTAGCGCCGTCACGGCCCTGATGGAGGGTACGCGGCCGGTGCTGGTCGAAGTCCAGGCGCTGGCTGCGCCTTCGGGATACGGGACCCCGCAGCGGGTGGCCACCGGGCTCGACCCGAAACGTCTGGCGGTGCTGCTTGCGGTGCTCGAGCGTCGGGGCGGACACAACTTCGGCGCGCTCGATGTCTTCGTGCAGGTGAGCGCCGGAGTGCGACTCACCGAACCGGGTGCGGACCTGGCGGTTGCCGCAGCGTTGGTCTCGAGCCTCCTGAATCAACCGACGCCTGCCGATGCGCTCTTTCTCGGCGAGATCGGCCTCGCCGGGGAGGTCCGCCCGGTCGGCGGGATCGATCGGCGGCTCGCCGAGGCCGGCCGACTCGGTTTCCGTCGGGCCTACGGGTCAGGTCGTCACGGCGAGTCGCCGGGTATCAAGTGTGTTTCGCTCGATCACATCGATGAGCTGGTGCATGTCCTCGCGGCGTGA
- the coaBC gene encoding bifunctional phosphopantothenoylcysteine decarboxylase/phosphopantothenate--cysteine ligase CoaBC, translating into MWADRHVVVGVTGGIACYKSCHLVRHLVESGAQVDVVLTRGAAEFVRPLTFEALSGRPVLSSLWEPDRALAHIQLGRDADLIIVAPATAHALARLAHGMADDFLTALVLATTKPVLLAPAMNDAMYAAAPTQDNLRRLIDRGMTIVGPDTGPLAEGPADRPGRMTEPDVIVRHAARLMRKSAAWSGRRVVVTAGPTREAIDPVRVVTNRSSGKMGYRIAEAAWFRGAEVTLLAGPGAEPDPDGVTVERIESTAELDAAVRRHLPAADVLVMAAAPADYRPVAPTDQKRPREQGTLTLEFEPTADILLGTKAVRKPGALIVGFALETGDAVAKAAAKLARKGLDLIVANDATEPGAGFEVDTNRVTLVDRDGGQQSVPLQSKGAVAEAILDAIEVRLG; encoded by the coding sequence ATGTGGGCCGACCGTCACGTCGTGGTCGGCGTGACGGGTGGCATTGCATGCTACAAAAGCTGCCACCTCGTTCGCCACCTCGTCGAATCCGGGGCGCAGGTCGATGTGGTGCTCACCCGGGGAGCGGCGGAGTTCGTTCGGCCGCTCACTTTCGAAGCCCTCTCCGGCCGACCGGTGCTCAGTTCGCTCTGGGAGCCGGACCGCGCCCTTGCCCATATCCAACTCGGGCGTGATGCCGACCTGATCATCGTTGCTCCAGCCACCGCGCATGCGCTTGCGCGGCTGGCCCATGGCATGGCCGACGACTTCCTGACGGCCCTCGTGCTGGCGACGACCAAACCGGTGCTGTTGGCGCCGGCCATGAACGACGCCATGTACGCCGCCGCGCCCACCCAGGACAATCTCCGGCGCCTGATCGATCGCGGCATGACGATCGTCGGACCGGACACGGGGCCGCTGGCAGAGGGGCCCGCTGATCGCCCCGGACGGATGACCGAGCCGGACGTGATCGTGCGCCATGCTGCCCGCCTGATGCGCAAGAGCGCTGCCTGGTCGGGTCGCCGCGTCGTGGTCACCGCCGGCCCGACCCGGGAGGCGATCGACCCGGTGCGGGTGGTGACCAATCGATCGAGCGGGAAGATGGGGTACCGCATCGCCGAGGCGGCTTGGTTTCGCGGGGCGGAGGTGACGCTGCTTGCGGGGCCGGGCGCCGAGCCCGATCCCGACGGCGTCACGGTCGAGCGGATCGAGTCGACGGCCGAGCTCGATGCGGCGGTGCGTCGCCATCTGCCTGCGGCGGACGTGCTCGTCATGGCGGCGGCGCCGGCTGACTACCGGCCGGTTGCGCCGACCGATCAGAAGCGTCCGCGTGAACAGGGAACGCTGACCCTCGAGTTCGAGCCGACGGCGGATATCCTCCTGGGCACCAAGGCGGTGCGAAAGCCGGGGGCGCTGATCGTGGGGTTTGCGCTGGAAACCGGCGATGCGGTCGCGAAGGCAGCTGCCAAGCTGGCGCGCAAGGGACTCGATCTGATCGTGGCCAACGATGCCACGGAGCCGGGGGCCGGCTTTGAGGTGGATACGAACCGGGTCACCCTGGTCGACCGCGACGGGGGGCAACAGTCTGTTCCGCTGCAGTCGAAGGGTGCTGTGGCGGAGGCAATCCTGGATGCAATCGAGGTGCGGCTTGGATGA
- the dnaB gene encoding replicative DNA helicase codes for MTSASPDNLLTVEQTLRGAPWSQEAEQAVLGAMILDQDAALRAVESLDHSMFYRESHRRLFRALVALTEQRVVVDHITLRDELVRRGDLEAVGGMEYLAEVVDAVATAANLDHHVRIVKDKAILRRLIEASTQTITEAYDAKLSSGELVDQAEGRIFKISQERKQDGFTRIKEMLWPTMERIETLQKSGKKITGVPSGFTDLDELTSGFQPSELIIVAARPSMGKTAFCLNVATEAGHHGSGVAIFSLEMSKDSLVQRMLCAEARVDSQAVRRGMLKDRDFTNLARAAGILQQCPIWIDDTPAITLLEMRSKARRLKAESDLGMIIVDYLQLMRSPEYAENRVQEVSDISRSLKALSRELSVPVVALSQLSRASEQRGGDRRPQLSDLRDSGAIEQDADVVIFIHRPEYYDREDESKRGLAEIILAKHRNGPTGDINLRFHREFTRFEDFSNREPASSGY; via the coding sequence ATGACGTCCGCATCGCCCGACAACTTGTTGACCGTTGAACAGACCCTCCGGGGCGCGCCCTGGAGTCAGGAAGCTGAGCAAGCGGTGTTGGGCGCCATGATCCTCGATCAGGACGCGGCGCTTCGCGCGGTCGAATCGCTCGACCACTCGATGTTCTATCGTGAGTCGCATCGCCGGCTGTTCCGTGCCCTGGTGGCGCTGACGGAGCAGCGGGTCGTCGTCGACCACATCACGCTGCGGGACGAGCTGGTGCGGCGCGGGGATCTCGAAGCCGTCGGCGGGATGGAGTACCTGGCCGAGGTGGTCGACGCGGTGGCGACGGCTGCGAACCTCGACCACCACGTCCGGATCGTCAAAGACAAGGCAATTCTGCGGCGCCTGATCGAGGCGTCGACGCAGACGATCACCGAAGCGTACGATGCCAAGCTGTCCTCCGGCGAACTGGTCGATCAGGCCGAAGGACGGATCTTCAAGATTTCTCAGGAGCGCAAGCAGGACGGGTTCACCCGGATCAAAGAGATGTTGTGGCCGACGATGGAGCGCATCGAAACGCTCCAGAAGAGCGGCAAAAAGATTACCGGGGTGCCGAGCGGCTTCACAGATTTGGACGAGCTGACCTCGGGGTTTCAACCCTCGGAGCTCATCATCGTGGCTGCGCGTCCGTCGATGGGTAAGACCGCATTCTGTTTGAACGTCGCCACGGAGGCCGGGCATCACGGCAGCGGGGTCGCCATCTTTTCGCTGGAAATGTCGAAGGACTCGCTGGTGCAGCGCATGTTGTGCGCCGAAGCCCGGGTCGACAGCCAGGCTGTGCGGCGCGGCATGCTCAAGGATCGGGACTTCACCAACCTGGCCCGCGCCGCCGGGATTCTGCAGCAGTGCCCGATCTGGATCGATGACACGCCGGCCATCACGCTGCTCGAGATGCGTTCCAAGGCCCGGCGACTGAAGGCCGAGTCGGATCTGGGCATGATCATTGTCGACTATCTCCAGTTGATGCGCAGCCCGGAGTACGCCGAGAACCGGGTTCAGGAAGTTTCGGACATTTCGCGGTCGCTCAAGGCGCTTTCGCGTGAGCTGTCGGTGCCGGTCGTGGCGCTGTCGCAGCTGTCGCGCGCGTCGGAACAGCGGGGCGGCGATCGGCGTCCGCAGCTCTCCGACCTGCGCGACTCGGGCGCCATCGAGCAGGACGCCGACGTCGTGATCTTCATTCATCGACCTGAGTACTACGATCGCGAGGACGAATCGAAGCGCGGCCTGGCTGAGATTATTCTGGCCAAGCATCGTAACGGTCCGACGGGAGACATCAACTTGCGGTTCCATCGGGAGTTTACCCGGTTCGAGGACTTCTCCAACCGGGAACCGGCGTCGTCGGGGTATTAG
- a CDS encoding low molecular weight protein arginine phosphatase produces MRVLIVCTGNTCRSPLAAALIRQGLLLTGHSGVEVESAGTGAWDGAPASEGAYLVALESGLDLSAHRARLLTKELVDQADLVLTMSRPHLGRVRELGGGSRAHLLGEYAGLAGAQAEVGDPFGGAVEEYRATLRELEVMMPAILARIVGSVGS; encoded by the coding sequence ATGCGGGTTCTCATCGTCTGTACGGGCAACACCTGTCGCAGCCCGCTGGCTGCGGCGCTGATCCGACAGGGCCTGTTGCTGACTGGCCACAGCGGCGTCGAGGTCGAATCGGCGGGGACCGGGGCGTGGGATGGCGCGCCGGCCTCCGAAGGTGCCTACCTGGTGGCGCTGGAAAGTGGCCTCGACCTGTCGGCCCATCGGGCCAGGCTCCTGACCAAGGAGCTGGTCGATCAGGCCGATCTCGTGCTCACTATGTCCCGTCCGCATCTCGGTCGGGTCAGGGAACTCGGCGGCGGCAGTCGGGCTCACTTGCTGGGAGAGTATGCCGGCCTTGCAGGGGCTCAGGCAGAAGTTGGCGACCCGTTCGGCGGCGCGGTCGAAGAGTATCGGGCGACCTTGCGGGAGCTCGAGGTCATGATGCCGGCCATCTTGGCCCGGATCGTTGGTTCTGTCGGGTCATGA
- a CDS encoding phosphoglycerate kinase, translating to MKRTLASLDPAWLDGQRALVRVDFNCPVKDGAVTDETRIRAALPTIRYLREKGARVVLLTHFGRPKGKVDPAFSIRPIIRPLERLLGVPVSLLEDPTSEAAAQASRRLPRGGVALAENTRFYAGEEKNDPELAKRFAALGDFYVNDAFGAAHRAHASTEAVAHLLKPAVSGFLMETELKYLGDALDQPKRPFVAVLGGAKISGKIDLIDALLPKVDEILIGGAMACTFFRAMGLETGNSLVEADRVELARALIDRAGDKLVLPKGGVIAPDLREGITTLTVPRESVPPGFAVFDIDPATARSFAERIVGAGTVVWNGPMGVFETKPFDQGTLAIAHAVAAATSRGAVTVIGGGDSAAAVAQAGLTDQVTHVSTGGGASLEFLEGKVLPGVAALDEVA from the coding sequence ATGAAGCGGACTCTCGCATCGCTCGATCCGGCGTGGCTGGACGGGCAGCGGGCGCTGGTCCGGGTCGATTTCAATTGCCCGGTCAAGGATGGCGCCGTCACGGACGAGACCCGGATTCGTGCCGCCCTGCCGACCATCCGGTACTTGCGGGAGAAGGGTGCTCGGGTGGTGCTGCTGACCCATTTCGGGCGGCCCAAGGGCAAGGTGGACCCCGCCTTCTCGATCAGGCCGATTATCCGGCCGCTCGAGCGGCTGCTGGGCGTGCCGGTCAGTCTGCTCGAGGATCCGACCTCCGAGGCAGCAGCGCAGGCCTCGCGCCGGTTGCCGCGGGGCGGTGTGGCACTGGCCGAGAACACGCGGTTCTATGCCGGCGAGGAAAAGAACGATCCGGAGCTGGCAAAGCGTTTTGCTGCGCTGGGTGATTTCTATGTCAACGATGCGTTCGGTGCGGCCCACCGGGCGCATGCGTCGACCGAGGCTGTCGCGCATTTGCTCAAGCCCGCGGTGTCCGGTTTTCTGATGGAAACCGAGCTCAAATATCTCGGTGACGCCCTCGATCAACCGAAACGTCCGTTCGTCGCCGTGCTCGGCGGTGCCAAGATCTCCGGGAAGATCGATCTGATCGATGCACTGCTGCCCAAGGTCGATGAGATCCTGATCGGTGGCGCCATGGCCTGCACCTTTTTCCGCGCCATGGGCCTGGAAACCGGCAATTCGCTGGTTGAGGCCGATCGGGTCGAACTGGCCCGTGCGCTGATCGACCGCGCCGGCGACAAGCTGGTGCTGCCGAAGGGCGGGGTGATCGCGCCTGATCTGAGGGAAGGCATTACCACGCTCACGGTGCCGCGCGAATCGGTACCGCCTGGCTTCGCAGTTTTCGACATCGACCCCGCGACGGCGCGAAGCTTTGCGGAGCGGATCGTCGGCGCCGGTACCGTGGTGTGGAACGGTCCGATGGGAGTTTTCGAGACGAAGCCCTTCGATCAGGGAACCCTGGCCATTGCCCACGCCGTCGCCGCCGCGACGAGCCGCGGCGCGGTCACGGTCATCGGCGGGGGTGACTCGGCGGCTGCCGTTGCTCAGGCGGGGCTGACCGACCAGGTCACCCACGTTTCGACTGGCGGGGGAGCCTCACTCGAGTTTCTCGAGGGTAAGGTGCTGCCGGGCGTGGCCGCGCTGGACGAGGTCGCATGA
- the ispD gene encoding 2-C-methyl-D-erythritol 4-phosphate cytidylyltransferase, producing MSSRRDVGVIVVAGGRGVRAGAGDPKQYRLLGKVPVLLRALRPFLAHPAVDRIVAVLPHADVSAPPEWLAPLVGDRLTLVAGGAERMASVEQGLSQLTATMAVVVVHDGARPFVDAAVIDAVILEARAGRGAVAAVPVSDTIKRSGVGPAGQPAIVETVSREGLWRAQTPQAFPTEVLRRGLAAARAAGVTVTDDAQAVESQGLAVVLVPDRPTNFKLTTPDDFALAEALLRGER from the coding sequence ATGTCCTCGCGGCGTGACGTCGGCGTCATCGTCGTGGCGGGGGGCCGTGGCGTCCGCGCCGGCGCCGGCGACCCGAAGCAGTATCGACTGCTGGGCAAGGTGCCCGTCCTGCTGCGGGCGCTCCGGCCGTTTCTGGCTCATCCGGCGGTCGACCGGATCGTCGCGGTTTTGCCGCACGCGGATGTGTCTGCGCCGCCGGAGTGGCTGGCTCCACTGGTTGGCGACCGCCTGACGCTCGTGGCTGGAGGGGCGGAACGAATGGCGTCGGTCGAGCAGGGGCTTTCGCAGCTGACGGCGACAATGGCGGTTGTCGTCGTTCATGACGGCGCACGACCGTTCGTCGATGCCGCGGTGATCGATGCGGTCATCCTCGAAGCAAGGGCCGGGCGGGGGGCAGTCGCGGCTGTGCCGGTGTCGGATACGATCAAGCGGTCTGGGGTCGGACCGGCCGGGCAGCCGGCCATCGTTGAAACGGTGTCGCGCGAGGGGTTGTGGCGGGCGCAGACCCCTCAGGCGTTTCCCACAGAGGTGCTGCGCCGCGGGCTCGCGGCGGCGCGGGCGGCGGGGGTTACGGTGACCGATGATGCGCAGGCGGTGGAGTCCCAAGGACTCGCCGTCGTGCTCGTTCCCGACCGCCCCACCAATTTCAAGCTGACCACGCCGGATGATTTTGCGCTGGCGGAAGCGTTGCTTCGGGGGGAAAGGTGA